From Zingiber officinale cultivar Zhangliang chromosome 5B, Zo_v1.1, whole genome shotgun sequence, the proteins below share one genomic window:
- the LOC121986969 gene encoding uncharacterized protein LOC121986969, whose product MGKAAAADGGRCRRHPEHRQSVGVCPFCLTEKLQRHLSHRSSTATSSCAVAGALSFYSSAYSSDDDSDDASSSVSYEDAANRPRGSGGRQLMKSWSLAFVARGRRKERVKKEEKGKKERFWRKLFSSSIVRKKKKKEERFDLMHSQTYKEKSSAKWIY is encoded by the coding sequence ATGGGAAAGGCGGCGGCGGCAGACGGAGGCCGGTGCAGGCGCCACCCGGAGCACAGGCAGTCGGTCGGAGTCTGCCCCTTCTGCCTCACGGAGAAGCTGCAGCGCCACCTCTCTCATCGCTCGTCCACCGCCACCTCCTCTTGCGCAGTCGCCGGCGCTCTATCTTTCTATTCGTCCGCGTATTCCTCCGACGATGACTCCGACGACGCATCTTCCTCTGTTTCATACGAGGACGCTGCGAATCGGCCGCGGGGATCCGGTGGCCGGCAGCTGATGAAGAGTTGGTCGTTGGCCTTCGTGGCCAGAGGCCGTCGGAAGGAGCGGGTGAAGAAAGAGGAGAAGGGGAAGAAGGAGAGGTTTTGGAGGAAGTTGTTTAGTAGCTCGattgtgaggaagaagaagaagaaagaggagcGCTTCGATTTGATGCATTCTCAGACCTACAAGGAGAAGTCTTCTGCAAAGTGGATCTATTAG